CAAAAtacaattataacagtttaaattattttatatgcatattgggcctaaattgtggtcctagtcatgggtttgagaacagtaaggcttagtaccggccttgggggctttatgctggcctagatcctagtgccggttcggcccataggttaggtAGTGATAAAAGAAGacgtaatttttatttttaaatttttataatcttattaaaatatgatgATACTTATGTATacgtaaaataaatatatatcattagtttaatattataattaaataatattttttatgaaaaatatttttcatatataaactaTTTTTCATAACACAAATGGAGTTTAAGACCCTTGCAGAATTGAAAATTATTGTTTAAAATATTTGGGAGGAGgtaaatttctaaaataaaatttttataaaatttataaaatttttataaaatttgcatttataaaatttttttattgaaaaaaagTTTTTGaagatatttaaaaattttaaaaaagaaaaaattttcaatatatTGATTTGGTTAGTAAAAAAATCTTTGAAAGTTATTAAaaatctttaaaaattttatcataaattttctcaaacataaaTGTATAGTTTTAAAACATTACAAAATTTTTCACCGTATCATAAAATCCTTTGCAAACAGAGTGTAAGGATTTCAGGCTCTGAGCCTATTGCTATTGGCTGGCCTTTAAGGCCTCTTATTATCATAGATAGCTGGTGGCTAAATTGGATCAGTTTCGTGGCCCAAATGGCAATGCGGCCTaacccaaaaatttcaaattattattatttttttatataaaaaatcatTGAATTGAAGAAGGAAACAACACGTGAATGCTATTAAGGTTTATTTTTTCAAATATTTTAATGTGgcatttacttttattttatatgaaCTTTGGGTTTAATCTTTTATGGCTCTATTTGGTAATAATTTTTAAAGTAGtgtttaatattttgattataattaaaatattatttttttatttatactattcgataatatagtatttataatagtgtttagaaattaaaaaaattatttataaaaaattattcctCTTAAAAGTCAGAGAGTATTTTAATCAGAGTTAATAAGATATACAACTATTTTTAACATTTAACAATCAATCTAactgtaatttttattgaatatttTTACTTTAGATTACTATATAAACAACTGATTACTAATAGTTAATATCgaataattaataattagtaaaataattaaCAACTACTAAAATAGTTAATTGCTACTAAAACAAttaatactatatatatatataatgactttccatataaaaagttaaaaaaaagaaatttatgtTTGCAATACTCTAAATATGTTATTTTAtatctattaattttaaatttattaaatattattaaataaatataatttttactaTAATAAAAGTTTtactaaaaaatttttgaaatgttacactaacaaaatattaaatggtgttttaaaaaatttaatttattttataaaattagtttataattttttattattattaatattaatattattaattaaagatGATGTGTGGCTTTTTCATTGATTAAATGctacttattttaaaaaaattaattaaaaataataaatgggCTAAAATTAATGTGGAAAACCTTGCATAAATAAGATAATTAtccattaaagtaaaaataattaatgtaACCAAAAAAAATATATGGAGCAAGGGGAAGCAGCAGAGCAACCTGCTACATCCGGTTAGTTAACCGGGAAACAGGCGCGCTAACAATCCAACGGGACTCCAGCTAGTCAGGTAGTATCTCCGGAGGAGAGAGTCATTAGTCCAAAAAGTCAGTAAAAGGGTCCCACCACACGTGGAGCGTTCAAAACATATCACCAATGACTGAAGAGTTAAACATCGCCAAACACTGAGAAGGACCATCGAATAACGGTGGTGACAGAAGCAGGAGATTGAAGACTCGAAGTAATCATGACTCAATTCCCGGCTAAGAGGGAAACAAAAAAAGCATCCGATAACAAGGAGAACAAAAAGGAGGAGGAAAATATCCATCCAAACCAAAACCAACTTTAGTAACAAAAGCAGCTTCTGGCTTTTCCTACCACACCACCAAGATACACTAATGGCCGTCTCCGTCTCCATTTTAGCTATCGTCACTTCTCTCCACCTCATAGCCTTTGTCCTTGCCATCGGCGCTGAGCGCCGTCGGAGCCAcgtacctctctctctctctctctctctctatttgtgTGTTGATTTCGTGCTTTGATGTTTTCGAGTATTGATTTCTtgcttttttactttttttttatggGGTTTCTGAAGGCTAAGGTGGTGCCTGATCAATACGATGAGAGGACTTACTGTGTATACACGACGGACGCGTCGACGGTGTATGGATTGGCAGCTTTCGGGCTATTGCTATTAAGCCAAGCTGTGATTAACGGTGTTACCAGATGTCTCTGCTTTGGTAAAGGGCTTCTGAGCGGGAGCTCCTCCACTACTctggccatcttcttcttcatcctttCCTGGTAAATTTGTTGATTTCTGCTTTTTCTCTCTAATTTTTTTGCATTTCTTAATCTTAATTTAATCATTCTAATTAATTTCTACTGGCAAACATGTGCATAATTGGGTAATCAGTAGTTGCTTAGTTGTATACTGACTTTACTAATTAGTATCTCAACTGTATAGATTAAGATTTATGACTGATCATTGTATAATAAATTGGGTCCCATCTCAAATTATCTCTTCCACCGACCGACTAATAATGTCAAAATTAGTTGTGAAGCTGCATGTGTGCAAGTTgtaaaaattttaagttaaattaaaaattttccgcATACAGCTCATGATGAAATTCCTTGTTAGAGACTATACTGTTAGTCGGACCCGTTTATTAGTGTAAACAAAGCACTAGAATCTGGAAGGTGATCACTTCTTTCTCTTTAAATAATTAggatctatttatttatttatttatttggcttTTATTGTTACTCAAATTCGAAACCTTACAACAGTTGTTAGGACAATATTAAGTCAAAAAGTTTACTTGACTGTCAAATTTTTGTTGCTTTTCTAATTTTAGCATATCCACGATACAAATGAATGATTATTAGGGTTCATTTACAAGTTTATTTGAATCCTTTACTATTTCTTGTTAGACTATACTGTCACCCGTTTATTAGTGTAAACAATGCACTAGAATCTGGAAGGTGATCACTCCTTTGTCTTTAAATAATTAGGATCTCTGGTCATAGGgctttattttttcatttatttggCTTTTATTGTTACTCAAATTCGAAACCTTACCATAGTTGTTAGGACAATATTATTTCAGGAGTCTAAAAGTTTACTTGACTGTCAAATTTTTGTTGCTTTTCTAATTTTAGCATAACCACGATACAAATGAATAATTATTAGGGCTCATATAGATTGAGGGAATTTGAAATCTTGTAGCAAGGTTATTTGGTTTTTGGTTCAAATTTGTATAATTGAAGATTTAAACTtataaataagaaagaaaaaaaaaatggtgaaaCTAAATTTTAGAGGGTGTAAAATGAAATCCTTGTAGTAGATATGTAGTTATTCGTATTCATATTTTCCTACTCTTTGAGGAGATGAAACACAACCTTACTGTCTTCTATAGTATCATACCATAGTAGCTTTTGCCAATCATATAGACTTAGCATGGGTGTGTAAATTTTGACAATAACAAATGTTTAGGGTAAGCTTTTTGGGAGCTGAGGCATGTTTGTTAGCTGGGTCAGCAAGGAATGCATACCACACCAAGTACAGGGCAGTGTTTGGCGGTGAACACTTATCATGTGCCACCCTCCGAAAAGGTGTTTTTGCTGCTGGAGCAGCTTTAACGTTAGTGTCATTGCtgggttcaatcctttactattTGTCTCACTCTAAAGCTGATACTGGGGGATGGGAGAAACACCAGAATGAAGGCGTTGGCATGACACAACAAACTAGTGAATTTGAGAAAGTTTAATATTATGGTTTGATCAGGCTAGTATATCCATAGTTTTGAGGACTTTGATCATGGGTAATATGGATGGAGCTATCATGAGCATAAATATGATATGCTATGTAATATTACATGTTAgatcctaattatataatgttttTTCATATTTGTGATGCGTTTCATTCCCTAGCTTCCATGATTTTGCTTATATTATTGTTGTTTCTGTTATGCTGAGATAAAATCAGAGAATTACTAGAATGAAGGCGTTGGCATGTGCATTTCAAGTTATCCACAGCAACAACAAACCAGTGATTTTgagaaaatttaatattatggTTCGATTGGGCTAGTATACGGACTTTGATCATGGGATATATGGATGGAGCTGTCATTAACATAGATATGATATGCTATATAATATTACATGTTAgatcctaattatataatgttttTCCTATTTCTGATGGATTTCATACCCAAGCTACCTTGATTGTGCTTATATATTGTTGTTTCTATCATGCTAAGATAAAATCAGTGAATTAATCTTTCTTTAAAAGTTTTTCAACAGCGCAGAATTGAAAGGTATGAGTTCAATAGATAAACCTTAAAGAGTTTGGTGATTTAAAAAtgatttatccttttttttttaaaccacTTTTTGCATATTACAAACAGTGATTTGAAgagtaaattataaatataaactcATTCAAAATTGACATTAATAATACTTTAGTCcctatttttttaaaatgaaattaaattatataatttcattaataacaAAATTCATTTTATCCAGAAAAaatcttaaattatttttcaatgatTTAAATATAGTCATTTTTCATAACAATAATGCACTCTTAATTATTTCTATATATTTAATAGTGCTAGCGACAGTGGAGCAAGATTGGGAAAGTGTATGTGTTAGTGGCAATTATGCTTATATATATAATCCACACTACGATAACTAATTCAACGATGACTATATAATATAATTGACATTATAGAACAAGACACAAGATAAAAAAAAAGATTCATTATTTAGTACTGGTGCCATTCACAAATGCTACCAACTTTCAATGTTATTGGATCCAGCTTTTTCCCCTTTGTGCTTATgttgttattattttattatttttataattaaaatttattaaattttattttaaattatttattaatatattttaattattatattttaaaaaaatattttctttcgaCTTCAGTTTTAACAGCAATGCAAAAGTCACTTCTTATAAATGTTTTAATAAAATCAATAAGAAAATTAGAAATATTAAtatgaaaaatacaagaaaataaaattttttagaaTAATGTAATTAAGAAAGAGTTTGATTACTTTGCATTTGAGGAGCACTATCCGAATCTAAAGATAATAACTGAAACACTTTCATTATTCCtcaaataaatctcaatcaataggctttttaaaaaaataaatcatttataaataagaaattcaattaaattattatactattatgcttaatttttaattctttttaaaatgattttttaaaattaaaaaaattcaagatATTTCAAtctaaatataaaaattgattaaaaaaattaattaaattaaaattttatgaaattatagaTTCTAAATATGGGAATAGAGTTTTAACAGACcaccaaactgaaaatttggaattGATCTGGTTAAGATTTTGCAACAGTGCcatgaaattaaagaagaaattaTCCTTGCTTAAATatcacaaaataaaaataaaaataaaaattaacaaagAGAAGTTTAGGCAGAAACCAATCAGAGGACGACCCTGACTCCATCAAGACTCCTAGCACTCCATCAACCGTGGTAAATAAACGAGACGAGACGACTACATGGAACAAAGCTTATAACAACTAGCAACATACAACTCCACGACCTTGAGTACTAGTGCTCTATACATATGTAAAGAAGCGCCTAGCAGTTGGGGAATGGGGAGCCACAAGTGGTAGCTACCTTCTTGGCGTTTGGAGAGTTGACAAGCTTTTGGAGGTTTGGATTTTTCAAGTACTGGCAAAGGCAAGGCCTCTGCTCCtttaacttgctgcaacaaatggCTGACGGTGGGCTTGAAGATGTCATTGCACTTGCACATGGGCTTAACGCAAGTGGGTTACATGTCACTGCCTGGGACACATCCAGGATCTCCCCAGATAACACAACCACCACAACCAAACAGGCAACACATGACATTGTCATTTTCATTTTCACAGAACACACCAGAGCCTAGAGGAGACTGGAGAGGCTGTTTCTGTATGTGGGAATTGTTTTTTGTGCATCACAATTTATAGGAGAGAGTGGGAATAAAGTACCCAATTGGAGGGTCtgtgaattttcttttctcctttaaTTTGAAACAATAAATTCTCATGATTTTAGGAGTGTCCAGTACAAAGTTTAGCATTTTTCATGAATGTTGATACTAGTACTAAAGTTGGATTCTCCTTATCATGAAATCAGGCTACTTTTTCCTTGTTCTGCACTTTAATTATTTGATCAGCTTAGTAGATTTTAATTAGGGACTCTAAACATATTCTTCACTTCAATAAACGAATTATTCATGATTTATTAATCTCATTTTTTGATAATAAATGAAATTAGAGATTGAAATATTGATAATCCTCATATCTGAAAAGACGAAATTATTAGAAGGTCGTCAATGGACAAAGAAATAGTCAACCAATTAATCATTATCTAAGATAATTAATCATGCGAAGAGTGGCTGGCTTCTATACATAATTCTTCGGCCACCTTTGAATGCCTTTCGGTGATGTgatgtattttctttttcttcagcTTTTTTATTAATCTTGTTTGTCAACGGTCCACACAATTTCAGCCAAAAGAAAAAaagttcaaaattcaaaataGCCAGGATTAAATTTGGAGGGactttctatttatttattttttttagcaaTGGGTGCAAATtcaattcctaattttttttttaatttatctattGAATTCCTATTTTTTAAGCGTATATTATCAAGTTTAcaaactttttaatttaaaatattgacgatcgatatatataaaataaataaattatataataaatgatttttcaataaatttataagaaaaacttaatttattattgatttaagacatattaatatatataatggGACATATGCATAAAATAAGTGAAattcatatatataatatttttttttttaaatttaaatccaattattttttttttcaacaaattaagtatcattttttttttttgttatggaATATACAATTGAAGTTCATATTATGATGAGCTTAATGGGTTGAAATGATTCTATTGTGCATGCCATGCATCTACCTACCAAAACCTtatgaaaattggagaaaacaggGGCCCATATCTCACTCAACaaactaataataattttttttcccttttttggcATGAATTTCTTGTTAACTTATttggaataataataataataaaaataaaaataaagaaagaaatgaaagAGTGCAACAAAATGTTCAAGAAGATATTAAAAGTAGGATTGTTTCAGACAAGCATTTAGTAGATTGTAAACATTCTCTCAATTTGCATGCTTTCAATTTTAAGCTAAGCTAAGGCAATTCATCTCCTTTTTGTTGATttggttttatttaattaatcaatcttttctttaaaaaaaaaaaaatctcacgctcctacaaataatttattatttttcaagAATGTTCATGCAAATTGAGAATGTTCATGCAATTGTTGGAATGTTATATtgggaaaaaaattttaatttaaaattaattttcacaCTAAAAAAAttctattcaaataaatttttattgatCAGATATATATTAAATGATACGACGTTGATAAAAATATTTCAATAAACAAATAAGGGAGGAAAATAGGATCCTACATCAAATGTAAAGCATGCATGTGTGTGAATATAAGTGCTAATATGTCATCACAAAATTGTTATGATTTTGTGACGGGGTGTGTGCTTCCTTGACACTTGTGTATGTGCATTTCATTGAAAaataagagagaaaaaaaaaagatttttttagAGAGAGATTATGAGAAAGTGATTGACaaataataaagaaattaaaagagTGATTTAGGTTTAACCTAATACCTAAAAAGGTTAAGATGAGATAGAATAAAGTTAAAGGATGAGATAGAATAAAGTTAAGCATGCATGCATGGTATTGATTAAGCATGCTATTTGGACTTTTAATGATTACTAGATCATGCTGATTACTGCCTAATATCACTGTACAAGATCAACTTGGCCTGAGATggacctttattttttttttaatattttattctaatattaattctttgaattaattttaattactttCAAAATTACAATTCCATTCTTCAATGTTTAATTGAATATTCACATATCTAGTTATAatgataacaattttcaatatatTAAAATGAAAATTCCACATATATATGTCTAGCCATTTTTAGAGTTTAATACATAATTTATTAGAGAACTATTAGCGTTGTGTTAATGGCTTTTGAGCTTTTTGAGGAGTCAAAAGGGTCAAGCCCATGCAAAAGGAGACTCAACCTTTTCCTATTGCTTGGGTAATGGGTTCCAGTTTGAGTGGCTTTTGATATTCCTTTGACAAGGACTATATTAATAAAGCCTGAGAAAGAGGAGAAAGGGAAGTTTTTTACATAATatgataatataattaatatatgtcCCAATATGAAtctatttttgaaaaattattagatatattcATGGTACATATATTATCTCTTATAATTATGTAGAATCTATTTTCTATATTACAGAGAAAGTCTACTTTTCGATAAGAGAgagaatattaatttttaatactcttgatatatttaataattagcatttatttcttaaattatatttattttaaataacatGTTCAAATATCAATCCTCCATAATTCAATCCCACTTGAAAAATTCCTTTTGCTAGTTATTAGTTAATGCAAAACTAATTAGTTAATGTGATAAAACCCATTTTCAAGCTCTTGAGGAACTTGGCAACTTAATTGCCTATCTCTTAATGAGAATTTTACAGGAGAAATTTTAGAATATATTTGTtgtgtatataataataaatttgttgTAGTCATGATCAatagtaattttattataaatagttATTTTTAAATGTGCATTATATATTTTTCGTACTTGTTATAATCGTAATTatattattatgataatattataatttttcattttttatgacATGTATATTATATGTAtacttattatttttatattaagtgaatgaaaatgaaagtatatcaataaaaataaaaaattattttgatgaaatttatcatgaaaaatttattattataatataattttataattattggttCATATATTTTTTGGTTAAATTTATTCAATAATGAAATGcataaatttatcaaaattaattagtttttagtagtatataatttttttataaagccTATATAATTAGAATGAAAAATCTAAATATTTTCTAACACCATTTAagagtttatatatataatagcaaataaatttaatttaatataatttcatataatgctaaatttttagttattttcgATTCAATTTCTTagttttatttgataaaattatttacgGACACTCGTatcaataaatatcaatattattgatttttatatgatatataatattttataaagttttatattttcttatgttATAGagaaaaactttaaaattaagaTTGATAAATATACtaacaataataaattatttacaaataataaattaataattaatattttctttttatataaaaaataaaaaataaatgtcaatagaataaaaaatactaacgttggtatattattatttttaattagaattattatattaaaaaatatataaataattattcaatttacgataaatattttgttaaattaatttacaacctttttttaaattaaattttttatgattatttttctaaaaataaatatcaaattttaacaaaaaaaggtgttgaatccaaataaataaaaattctattaaatgaGGTAATGCTtatattcatataaaaattaagattatttttaaattaaaaaattaatttaaatataaatttatttaattgaaataataattttatattcaaaatatgattctttattttttttatacatatttatTATTTGCCATGTTAAAATTAgattatagtattaaaaaaaattaaaaaatcgtTATTCTTTTTATATGTAcacatattaatattttttaaacttttaataatctaccattttaaaataaaataatcagtATTATATATTTcaatcattttattaattatattaattttataattaaactcaaaCCTAACATAttatgttaattattaatttttttatataatatatttattcatttaatttttttatatatataatttattttatatgctttgtatgtaattatatatcatttaaaaattttatattcattaaatttttttatatattatatattaattaaatatttttttataaatcaacgaatatgaattttttttcaatatttttcgttgttttatatatatatatatatatatatatatatatatatatatataggatttataaattcaattttaattaaaaataacttatatattaacataataattaagaattttaaaaatatatctataattaaaaaatataaatttattttatatgaaatatctTTCAAATAAACttgtaagaaattaaattaaaagaaaattttaaaaatattaaaaaaaatttatatatttagccggcacaaattaatttatttttttatttatttacataaatttaaatataattatgttaaaatatttttatataaataattataaaagaaAGATAGAAATATATTAAGGTTTATTAAAAAAgtgatttatataaataaaataccttcctatttttgaaaataatataaacCATGgaggtatttttataaaattttattttatattatattataataaaaatttaattaagtagaatttaaatataagtagaattaataattttaaatttgtataaactctaaaattatatagacaattaaattttaagttttaaaaatttgaaatttatataaattgtaaaattaaattaaataataaaaaaatataattatgaatatcATAAATAATAAAGGATAATTTGGACAAAGTCAATGTTTCTCCTACCCTTCACACATTTATATAGTATATAGATATATAAGTAGGTATAGATTAACAGTTAAAATATgttcattatatatataataattacaaaaaataatTTCTCCTTTATTTATGACCTGAATTTGCGGCATTGAATTTCATTATTCTGATATAAAATGATCGACTTTTTATATTAgaataacaattaaatttttgccACTagctaaatatttaaattattttaatttgatttataccCTATTTTCAtaacctttattttttttttccaaccaGACGTTGGAGTTTCCACCAAGTCCTCCACATTCCAACATTGACTTCCCCTTGTTTGTGTTGTAGAATAAGATTCCATGCaatgtaaaataataaattttgaccgtttattataataaaattaatttattgcaCACAATAAATATATTCTAGTAAAAACTCTAGCGATCACATTTTTCTGCTTCCAATTATATACCATCACCATAATATCTCGGGTTATGTACACATGCAATATTGTTGATCTTTTTAATCAATCCTTAAGTGAATCCCTTGAAGTATTAGATGGATAAAATTCTATAACTATTATAAGTCTATAAGCTTAAATAATactaattttatgaaatttat
Above is a genomic segment from Hevea brasiliensis isolate MT/VB/25A 57/8 chromosome 17, ASM3005281v1, whole genome shotgun sequence containing:
- the LOC110647615 gene encoding uncharacterized protein LOC110647615 — encoded protein: MAVSVSILAIVTSLHLIAFVLAIGAERRRSHAKVVPDQYDERTYCVYTTDASTVYGLAAFGLLLLSQAVINGVTRCLCFGKGLLSGSSSTTLAIFFFILSWVSFLGAEACLLAGSARNAYHTKYRAVFGGEHLSCATLRKGVFAAGAALTLVSLLGSILYYLSHSKADTGGWEKHQNEGVGMTQQTSEFEKV
- the LOC110647610 gene encoding non-specific lipid-transfer protein 2-like, encoding MKMTMSCVACLVVVVVLSGEILDVSQAVTCNPLALSPCASAMTSSSPPSAICCSKLKEQRPCLCQYLKNPNLQKLVNSPNAKKVATTCGSPFPNC